A stretch of Halanaerobiales bacterium DNA encodes these proteins:
- a CDS encoding thiolase domain-containing protein encodes MSVSIIGTSHTEFGRLDKSIYDLVEETGKRALEDSKVDAEKIGGIWLGNFSAGGFNDQEHLAPYALNIDPELRFTPATRVENACASGSAAIREAKNALEAGEVDYALVIGAEKMTSLDTKGVTKVLAMASYWEEEGANGMTFPGLFAEYAKGYKKRYGFEEDELRENLAKIAAKNHQNALENPLAQMPWDCDYQEILDLPDDKNPMIAPPLRLYDCSLITDGAAALVLTRTDKAKKISDNSVEIASLVQTSDYLALDKRSNSEFVAGKKAIEKAYEEANISVDDLDFAEVHDCFTIAELLAYEALGLAEDGKGGEILGEGIVEVGGKTPVNASGGLKAKGHPVGATGVSMAVLAARQLMGNAIGHQIEGAKTGITFNIGGSAASNYALVFKK; translated from the coding sequence AAAAGTATTTATGATCTTGTTGAAGAAACTGGAAAAAGGGCTTTAGAAGATTCTAAAGTAGATGCAGAAAAAATTGGTGGAATCTGGCTTGGTAATTTTAGTGCTGGAGGTTTTAATGATCAGGAACATCTGGCTCCATATGCACTTAATATAGATCCTGAGCTTCGATTTACTCCCGCTACAAGAGTAGAAAATGCCTGTGCATCAGGTTCAGCCGCTATTAGAGAAGCAAAAAATGCTCTAGAAGCAGGAGAAGTGGATTATGCTTTAGTAATTGGTGCTGAAAAAATGACTTCTCTTGATACTAAAGGAGTAACAAAAGTCCTGGCAATGGCCTCTTATTGGGAAGAAGAAGGGGCAAACGGAATGACTTTTCCTGGACTTTTTGCTGAGTATGCTAAAGGATATAAAAAAAGATATGGTTTTGAAGAAGATGAATTAAGAGAAAATCTTGCTAAAATAGCTGCTAAAAATCATCAAAATGCACTGGAAAATCCATTAGCTCAGATGCCCTGGGATTGTGATTATCAGGAAATTCTTGACCTGCCGGATGATAAAAATCCAATGATTGCTCCCCCTCTTAGATTATATGATTGTTCTCTGATTACAGATGGAGCTGCTGCTTTAGTATTAACCAGAACTGATAAAGCTAAAAAAATCAGTGATAATTCTGTAGAGATTGCATCATTGGTACAAACAAGTGATTATTTAGCCTTAGATAAAAGATCAAATTCAGAATTTGTAGCAGGTAAAAAGGCAATAGAAAAAGCTTATGAAGAAGCTAATATCTCAGTTGATGATCTTGATTTTGCGGAAGTTCATGATTGCTTTACTATTGCAGAATTACTTGCATATGAGGCTTTGGGTTTAGCAGAAGATGGAAAAGGTGGAGAAATATTAGGTGAAGGGATTGTAGAAGTTGGAGGTAAAACACCTGTTAATGCTTCAGGTGGCTTAAAAGCAAAAGGTCATCCTGTTGGTGCTACCGGAGTTTCTATGGCAGTTCTGGCTGCCAGACAGCTTATGGGAAATGCAATTGGTCATCAAATAGAAGGTGCTAAGACAGGTATTACCTTTAATATTGGAGGTA